The window CCTGCCTTCCATTCCCATTCCCGGCCTGGCCGTCATCAATTTTCTCGGTTCCAAAGTTCCCTACTACTATTTCTTCCTCCTATTGACGATCTTCAGCCTCCTGGTTCTCCACAGCCTGGAAAACTCCAGAATTGGAATGAGTTGGAAGGCCATTTCGCAATCCTATCTGGTGGCCTCGAGTGTGGGCATCAATGAGGCCGGACTCCGAGTCCTCGCCCTTGCGGTGGGGTGTTTTTTCGCAGGTATCGCCGGCGCCGGATATGCCCACTATAATATGGTGCTCACCAGGAGCAGCTTCGGTTTCCTCGCCAGCGTCAATCTTCTGATCTATGTCCTTGTGGGCGGATCGGGGAGCTTTGCCGGGCCCATCATCGGAACATGGGTCCTGGTGATCGTCCCCGAGATCTTCCGCTGGCTGAAGGCCTTTGCCCCGTTTATTTTTGGAGGGATCATGCTCCTTGTGGCTTTCTTCGTGCCTCAGGGAATCGCCGGCTTGCTCGATGTGTTAAAGACGAAGTTTGTGCAACTTAGAGATAGAAAGAGGCCCGTAGATGTTTCTTGAGACGGAAGGATTGACCAAAAACTTTGGAGGCCTCACTGCGGTACTCGATCTTACAATGTCTATCCGGGAAGGGGAAATCGTAGGCTTGATCGGCCCCAACGGTGCGGGCAAGACAACGGTCTTTAACCTGATCACCGGTTTTCTTACTCCTTCGGCTGGAAGAATCCTATTCAGGGGCAAGGATATTTCCGGTAAGAAACCCCACTTGGTCGCAAAGATGGGCATCGGTCGCACTTTCCAACTCGCCTACCTTTTTCCCGGTTTTACCGTTTTCGAGAATATTGTGACGTCCTTTAATCTCCACCCGAAATCCGGTTTTTGGGAGGCCTTATTCAAGACCCCTTCCTACCGCCGGAAGGAACGATATATCCTGGAGCAGGCAGAGGAGATTCTGCACCTCGTCGGGCTTGAAAAGGTTAAGGATGTGCTCGGCCGGAATTTGCCTCACGGGTATCAGAAACTGCTGACCATGGCCAGGGCGCTGGCCATTAAGCCAAAACTTCTGCTCCTCGACGAGCCCATCGCCGGAATGAACCTCGAAGAGGTCAATTACGCCATGTCCGTCATCAAAAAGATCAGGTCTCAAGGAGTCACGATCCTGCTCGTTGAGCATAACATGAGAGTCATGACCCTGTGCGACAGGGTCGTCGTCATCAATTTTGGGAACAAGATCGCGGAAGGGTCGATGGAGGAAGTCAGAGAAAATCAGGAGGTGATGAAAGCCTATTTCGGGAGAGAAGATGCTGCTTAGGGTGAAAGGTCTGAGCGTGTACTACGGGAAGGCCATGGCCTTGGTAGACGTCTCCCTCGAAGTGCCCAAGGGGTCCGTCGTTACGATCATTGGTGCAAATGGAGCAGGAAAAAGTACTGTGTTGAAGGTCTTGTCCGGACTATGGCCTGCGACCTCAGGGGAGGTATACTTTGACGACAAAGACCTTCTGGGAATGGGAACTACCGAAATTGTGAGCCGCGGTCTCGTTCATATTCCGGAAGGGAGAAGGCTTTTCCCGTACCTCAATGTGTTCGAAAACCTTAAGCTCGGCGCCAGCCTGCGCAAAGACGAGGAGGGCATCAAGCAAGACCTGGAGGGCGTTTTTGCGCACTTTCCCATATTGGGGGAACGACGAAAGCAAAAGGCCGGAAGCCTGAGCGGGGGAGAGCAGATGATGTTGGCCATCGCCCGAGGGCTCATGGCGAAACCCAGGCTGCTTCTGATGGATGAACCCACTCTTGGGCTCGCCCCCTTGTTGGTGCTCGAGATGGTTTCCGTGATTCGAAATATCAATCGCGGAGGAGTGAGTGTGCTACTGGTGGAACAAAATGTCTTCCTGGCGCTTCAAGTGGCCCACAAAGGGTATGTGCTCGAAGTCGGGAAAGTCATCCTGGAGGGGCAAAGGCTATGTGCTCGAAGTCGGGAAAGTCATCCTGGAGGGGGATATCGAACAGTTGAAGAACAGCGAGGTGGTCAAGCGGGCCTATTTGGGCGAATAAATCGCTCTTCATTTAGGAGGATCATGCATATGGTCAGGATTATGATTGCCCCGAATCGTTATGTACAAGGTCCCGGGGTCACGGCGGATGTGGCGACCTATGTCTCCCAACTGGGATCCAGGTTCTTCTTCATCGGCGGGCCCACAGCCTTGTCCATTGTCACTGATCGGATCACTGAGAACTTCAGGAAAAACTCCTTGGATTGCCGTTTTGAGCTATTCTCAGGCGAATGCACCCGGTCGAGCGCTGCGGAGCTCTCAGAAAAGGCAAGGAGTTTCGGCGCGGAAGCGATCATTGGAGTGGGCGGCGGCAGGGCCATCGATACTGCCAAAGCCGTTTCCCATGCTCTCGATTCTCGCCTTGTTATCATTCCCACCGTCGCCTCAAATGACGCACCCTGCAGTGCGTTGTCGGTTCAATACACGGACCATCATACACTTGACCGTTTTCTGATCCTCCGGCGAAACCCGGATGTGGTTCTGGTGGACTCAAAAATCATTGCGAATGCGCCGACCCGATATTTCGTGGCAGGCATGGGCGACGCGCTTGCCACCTGGTTCGAGGCCTACACCTGTACCAAGTCGAGTGCTAAGAATCTTCCCGGCGGCGTATCGACGTCTGCTGCGTTGACCCTCGCAAAGCTGTGCTATGAGAACCTCATGGAATACGGTGTATCCGCCAAATTGGCCGTTGATCGGAACACAGTGACGCCGGCGGTTGAAATGGTGATAGAAACAAATATCTTTCTGAGCGGATTGGGTTTCGAGAGTTCCGGCCTGGCTGCAGCCCATGGAATCCACGAAGGGTTGGGGGCCCTGGAAGGGACCCGGAAGGCTTTGCATGGAGAATTGGTCGCTTTCGGAACCATTTCTCAGCTTGTCATGGAAAACTATCCGAAAGAAGAAATAGCCAAGGTGATTGGTTTCTGCAATGCCGTGGGACTCCCGGTGACGTTGAGGCAGCTTGGCGTAACGGATACCTCTGCCGGGAACCTCGTGAAGGCGGCTGAAGTCGCCTGTATGGAGGGCCTCACCACCCACAATTCCTATTTCGAGATCGATCCTGAATTGATTCTGGGGGCCCTTATAGGCGCCAATGCTTTGGGCGAAGCGGCCCGAAAAGACCTTGGCGGCTGAGATCGGCGATCGGAAGTATTGGGAGGGAGCCGTGCCGGACATTCCGAGGCGGGTTAGATGTCGATGGCAGGCTTAACAGCCCGTTGAAAAAGCCGGGTTGTCACAGGCCGTTGAAAAACGATGAGATGCAAGGCGCGCAAATTCCGAGGAATGAGGCGTACATAGAGTACGTCGCAGTGACGAGGGATGAGGCTCAACGCCGCAGATCGCGTTTTTCAACAGCCTGTTAAGGCGAACGGAAATGGGAGCGAATGGCCATGCTTGGTGAGGAAAAGCGAAAGATATCCGAATTGATGGATAACTTGAGGTCGGACAAATATCCTCTTGAAGAATTCACCCATATCGGGAAAAGAGGTGTACGTCGACTTGACGGGTATGAGAAAGCCGGCGGAAAAGCAGTCTATACCATGGATATCCAGCAGCCGGGCATGCTCTATCTGAGATTTCTTCAGTCCCCCTATCCCCACGCGGAAATCAAGCGTATGGACACAAGCCGCACAGAGGCTCTCCCCGGGGTTAGAGCCGTGCTGCGGTACGATGATCCGGAGTTACCCTCTGAAGCCGATCTGGGCGGCCACGCCCCTTCATCCCTTCCGGTTCTGCCCAAAGTGGCCCATTTCGAGGGGGAAGAAGTGGGCGCTGCAGTACTTGCCGATAGTGAGGCCATCGCTGAAGAGGCCATACGGATGATAAAGGTCGAATGGGAGATACGTCCCTTTGTCCTCGACCCGGAGGAAGCTTTGAGGCCTGACGCCCCCCTTGCGAACCCGGAATCGTTTCCTGATGGAAATTACTACAACCAGGGCATGCTGGATGTGGAAGAACTCGGGGACCTGGAAAAGGGTTTTGCCGAAGCGGACAGAATCATTGAATTCAAGTCTATACGACGCCTTCACACCTGGATCGGGCCGGAACGCCCTTGCGGCGTTTTCAGATGGAATGGAGAGTATCCGGAGGTCTGGGTCAAGCAGCAGCGTCCTCAAATAAGTAAACGCGTGGTGTCGAGTTGGTTCGGCGGCATACCCATGAACAGGATACAGATGCACTGTCCGTATCAGGGGGCGAGCTTCGGCGGTTGGAGTCAGGCGCCATGGAACATGGGGGGGCATTATTGTGCCGCCGTGCTGGCTAAGAGGACGGGAAGGCCTGTGAAGTGGGTTTTTAGCAGAAGAGAGGATTTCTATGGAGGGGAAATGGATGAAGGCGTTTACTTCTTCAAAGTGGGCGCGAAAAAGGATGGTACGATAACGGCCGTCAAGGTGCGCGCCGTTCTTTCGAACCTCCTGTTTCCCGTTTTTGGCGTTGCCAAGCACTTCATCGAAAATACCCGCATACCCAATGTGTATGGGAAGGTGATTGCCGTACAGATAAACAAGGGGCCAAACGTGCCAACCAGGTGTGAACAGAATCCCAACTGTCACAGCCTTACGCTGGTTTTCGACCACATTGCCGATGCTTTGGGTTTGGATCCCATCGAGGTGGCGCTTAAGAACGACGGGGCTGATGGCCATGATACGGAGTGGTTGAACGATCGCAAGGCGGAAAGAGGTTTCGAGGTCAGAGACAGCCTTAGGGAGTGTGTTGAGAAAGGGAAGGCCGCGATAGACTGGGATAATAAATGGCGCCCGCCTGGAACGAGGAGACTCGAGAACGGACGAATGCATGGTCTTGGATTCACATGGACGCATGAGTGGGAAGATTCAGCAGGCTCTAGCGAAATGGCCATCCGTATCGAACGCAGCGATGGTACGGCGAGGATTTTGGGGATGCGTTGTGACAACGGTGTTAATGCAGAGACCTCTTACTGCCAGATCGCCGCGGACGAGCTGGGGATGCGCATGGAGGACGTTTTTTACAGACCTCATTCAGACCCGGGGTTTTTCACGATGACGCCCGACTCTTCCACTAATATGTCTGTCAACGGATTTGCCGTCAGGAACGCCGCCAGGCTCTTGAAACAGATGATTCTGGAGGAGGCGACAAGCCCGAGCGGGGTGACGCAGCGAGGCGGTTACCCGGCGGCTTTTCCCGGGCTGAAGCCCGATGAACTGGACATCCTGGACAGTGTTATCTGTGTGAAAGCCGACCCTTCTCAAAGGATGTCATTGGCCGATTTTGTTCAGCCGATGGGGGCCGAGGGTCCCTTGTGCCATACGCCGGAAATGGGGAAAGGCGCCCAAAGAAGCAATTTTTCGGCGCCTCTTTTTGCGCACGGCTGGCAGGTGCAACAGGGCGCTTACGCAAACTATCGCCCTCGATTCTGCAGACAGGCGCATTTTATGGAGGTAGAGGTGGATACGGAGACCGGGGAAATCCTGGTCACAAAAGTGGTCAACGTCAATGATGTCGGCAAAGTCATCAACTGGGAGGCATGCGAAGGACAGCAATACGGAGGCGCCTACATGGGTGTCGGGAGAGGTCTGTTCGAGGAGGTGGTTCATGATCCGGTTACGGGCGTAATGCTCAACGGCAATCTTCTGGATTATAAATTCTGTACCATGAAAGATGTCGGACCCATCGAAACCAAATTGGTTGAGACGAAAATGGGGTATGGTCCGTACGGAGTGGTCGGTATCGGAGAAGACATTGCCACTGTTGTGCCGGCACTGTTAGGACCCGCCGTTTACAACGCTCTGGGCGTGTGGATCGACGATTTCCCTATCATACCCGCAAAAGTCCTGAAAGCGCTAAACAAGATTTGACAGAAACGGCGCAAAGGATTCGAGGTAAACAGGAAATAGGACGAACTTGAAAACCCCTTTTTCAAATGGAGGGTACATTATGGATGAGAAAAGAAAACAGATGGTTCTGCCGCCTCCCGCCCAAGTCGGTGTTGTGGTTAGAGATCTGAACGAGGCGATCGATTATTACTCCCGGGTCTTCGGGCTCGGTCCCTTCCAGAAAGTAGAATTCGCCCCTGCCCGGCACTGGGTCAAGGGCGAACCCACCCCAATTCGGTTGAATATTGGCATGTGTGAATGGGGATCACTCATCCTTGAACTTATTCAGCCCATCGAAGGGGACGCCCCTCACAAGTGGTTCTTGGATGAAAGCGGAGAGGGCTTGCAGCACTTAGGCTTTATTGTAGACAACTATGATGAATGGCTGAACTACCTAAAGGAAAACGGAATCGGCGTCTTGATGAACGCTGAAACCGACGTTGAAGGCATGGGGCACGTCCGTGCGGCGTACATGCAATCAGATGAGGTTGGTGGGGTCCTGTTCGAGTTAATTGAGATCACACCCTAGGGCTTGGTTTAGAAAGGAAGGATATCATTATGTCTTTGGGAAACGAAAAGCTTTTGGGATTGTATCGTAAGATGCTGTTGGTCCGCGCCATGGAAGAAAAGCACGGGAGCCTGTTGCAGGAGGGCAAAATCCAATTGATGTCTCATTTCGGAACCGGGCAGGAGGCAGTGGCTGTTGGGGTGACAGGACCACTGAAACAAGATGACATCCTGTTTGGGACGCATCGAGGTGTGGGTGAATACATTGGAAAAGGAATGAGCGCAAAGGATATCTGGCTGGAATACTTGGGAAAGAGGACAGGAACTTGTAAGGGGAAAGGGACTTTGCACCTTTGTGACCGAAAAGTGAACATCCCGGGTCTGGTCTCCAGTCTTGGATCAGATTTCTCCCACGCTGTAGGAGCGGCGCTTGCGGCCAAAATGAAGAAATGGGACCAGGTGACCCTCTACTTCGTCGGTGAGGGGACCTGCAACCAGGGCGAAGCGGGCCCATCCATGTGTATGGCCTCCCTATGGAAACTTCCGGTGGTGTTTGCCGTGTGCACAAACCAGTTTTGCGAATTATCCTATATGTGCGATCATTATCCTACCGACGACGTGGCCCCAAGGGCTGCAGGTTATGACATCCCTTTCGAGATTGTCGACGGCCAGGATATCGAGGCGACGTACGAGGCAACGGAAAAGGCCATAGCACATGCCCGCACCGGCAACGGCCCTTATCTTTTGGAATATAAGACCTTTCGCATGGCGCTCCACTTTTCGGGAGACCCCGGAGGTTATGTAAAACCAGAGGATCTGGAAAAATGGGGAAAGAGGGATCCGATTGACCTGTGCAAGGCCAAACTGCTGGAAAGGAAAGCCCTTACGCCCGATGCCGACGAAAAGCTCAGACAGAAGGTGCAGGCGGAAGTGGACGGAGCTGTTGACGCGGCGTTCGCAGCACCGGATCCGACAGTGGATGATCTGTTCGAAGACGTATATGCTCAGAAGGGGGTGATATAATGGCCCGGACGATCAGTTTTTTGCAGGCCCTCAATGAGGCCATGGCTGAGGAAATGCGTCGGGACCCGAGTGTCTTCGTGCTTGGGGAGGATGTTCGTATCGGCGCTTTTGGACAAACCGCCGGATTGGTCAAGGAGTTCGGAGAGGACAGGGTCCTGAACACCCCCATTGCTGAAAACGCCATTACCGGTGTTGCCATGGGGGCCGCCCTGAACGGTCAGCGCCCCATCCTGGAACTCATGTTTTGCGATTTCGCCATGCTGGCCATGGATCAGATCTGCAACCATATCGGCCAGTGGCGCTATGTTACGGGAAACCAATATAGCGTTCCCATCACCATTCGAACCGCCGTGGGCGCGGGCTTCCGCATGGCTTACGGTCATTCCCAGTGCCTCGAATCGCAGCTTATTCAAGCTCCCGGCCTCATTCTGGTGGAGCCCTCCACGCCGTATGATGCAAAAGGACTCATGAAATCGGCCATTCGAAGTGATGATCCGGTGGTGTTCTTTGAGCACAAGAAACTGGTGCTGGGAGGCGTCCAAGGCGAGGTGCCTGACGGGGAGTACACCATCCCCTTCGGCGAGGCCGTTGTTCGGAAGCCGGGTAAAGATGTAACTGTGGTGGCTTTTGGGTTTATGGTTTACGAAGCATTGAATGCAGCCCAGGAGTTGGCGAAGGAGGGGATTGATATTGAGATCATCGATCCCCGGACCATAGTCCCTTTGGACAGGGATACCATTTTCGAATCGGTAGAGAAAACAGGACGTTTAGTCACTGTCGAGGAGGGAAGGATAAGGGGCGGCTTGGGCGCCGAAATAGCGGCGCATGCGTGCGGGGATTATTTCTCGTTGCTCAAGGCTCCGGTGCAGAGGGTCGCCGCGCCCATGGTGCCCATTCCCGGGAGCCCCGTCTTGGAAGACCTTTACTTGCCCAACAAGGACTCCATCATGCGCGCCGTGAAGCGCACCCTCTAGTCCTTGTCCAAAAGAAACCGGGGCCCAAGCGGGCAATGAAGGTTTTGGGCCCCGGCTCAACCCATCGACCGGCGCTTTACTAATCGCAAGTGAGGAGGGTGAAGATGCGACTGCAGGATCAAGTGGCCATCGTGACTGGTGGCGGGGGCGGCTTGGGAGAGGGCATCTGTCTTTGTCTGGCCAGAGAAGGCGCTCATGTTGTTGTGAGTGACCTCAAGCAAGATCTGGCGGAGAGGGTAACCCTCAAGGTGAAGGACATGGGCCGAAAGTCCATGTCCATCCGCACCGATGTGAGCGTCCCTGAACAGTGTGAAAAGCTCGTCAAGCAAACCCTCAGTGAGATGGGCCGAATCGACATTCTGGTATGCGGGGCCGGTGTCGGGGGATTTGTCTTCCGGGGTGAGTCGGAGGAGCCGCCCATCCTGGAAAATATCTCCGAAGAGGAATGGGATCTGACTGTTGACGTGAACCTCAAAGGTGTCTTTCTATGTAATCGGGCGGTCGCCCCGCATTTCAAGCAAAAGAAGAAAGGGAAAATCATCAATATTTCATCCGTCGCAGGCCGTAAAGGAATCGATTGGATCCCTCACTATTCGGCCACCAAGGCCGGTGTGATTGTTCTGACACAGGCCATTGCCCTTCAACTGGCTCCTTTTAACGTGAATGTGAACACGATCTGCCCCGGGGTCATCAGGACGCCCATGTGGGACACGGGCGCTAAGGTGCTGTCCCAATCCTATCCCCCGTTTAAGGGCATGAGCCCGGACGATGTCTTCAACGCGGTCGTCGAGAACATGATCCCCATGAGAAGGCCTCAAACGGCCGAGGATATCGGGAACACCGTGGTTTTCTTGGCATCCGAAGAAGCCAGGGAGATTACAGGCCAGGCCATCAACGTGGATGGCGGGGCCATGTTTAATTGAACCCGAACAGGGAGCCACAGACCCCGCTTGCGGCCCTTTTTGAAGAGGCGGGACCGCGACTTGGTTCGCACGTAAACATAACTTGGAGAGGAATATTTGGGAAATGGTTACACCGATTTTAGTGCCGAAGCTGGGAATGACCCAATCCGATATTACGGTGGTGAAGTGGCTGAAGGGAGATGGGGAATCCCTCGAAAAGGGGGAGCCGGTTGTTGTCATCGAAACGGCCAAGGTAACCTATGAAATTGAGACACCGGCGTCCGGAATGGTGTTCGCACTGAAGAAGGTTAAGGACAAGGTGAAGATCGGGGAGACCCTGGGTGTTGTGTCCGACAGCAGGGAGGAATTTGAAGCGTATGGAAAGACCCTGAAGGAGGAACCAAGATCCGAAGCGGGCGGCTTTTTTGACGAGCCCGAGGAAGAGTGGGGCATCCGATTATCTTTTGAGGAACGTATGGAGGAAGGGCGCGCCGTACCCCAGGCCGCCGCGGATTTGGGTGACCGGGTCGTTCTTGACAGGATCCCTTTTATCGGAATGCGCCGGACCATAGCCGACAACCTCGTCTCGAGCCTTCAGACAGGCGCCCAGTTGACCGTTGTTACGGAGGTCGACATGACGGAAGTCGCTCAATTCAGGAAGGAGTTCATGTTGGACCGTCCCGGGGAACGGATTACCTTTGTTGATCTGCTCGTCAAGCTGCTTGCTTCCGTTCTCAAAGAGTTTCCCGTTATGAACTCGACTATTATACAGGACGAGATCATTTGCTGGGGAGAATATCATATCGGTGTGGCCGTGGCCCTTGAAAACGGACTGGTGGTGCCGGTGGTGCGAAATGCAGATCAAAAAAGCCTCGTTGCCGTCAGCCGGGAGATCAAAAGGCTGGCTGAAAAAGCGCGGCGCAACGAACTGCAGCCGGATCAATATCAAGGCGGGACTTTTACGCTCAGTAGTGGGGGCAATGTGGATGTGGATTTTATGACACCCATCATCAACCCCCCGCAAAACGCCATCATCGGTATCGGTAAAATAGCCCCCAAGCCTGCCGTCTATCGGAATGAGCTGGCCATCCGAACCATGACGCATCTTTGCCTGACCCACGATCACAGAGTAATCGACGGTGTTCCCGCCGCCGGTTTCCTGGGAAGATTGAAACGGGTTATCGAGCAACCGGAGCTCTTCCGGCGAATCCTCAAATGATCTTGAAGATAGTATCCGGGAGTTATGTCTGATGCCTTTTGTCCCCGCTACCGGTCTGGAGTGTGGGGTGAAGTAAGCATATGCCGGGATAAACCGGCATTTGAGGAGTCCATAAATATGGCAGAGAACGAGTGCGACTTGCTGGTGGTCGGAGGAGGTCCGGGCGGATACACGGCGGCCATCCGCGGGGCTCAAAAAGGATTGAAGACAGTCCTTGTAGAGAAAGGCTCCCTCGGTGGAACCTGCCTCAATCGGGGCTGCGTGCCGACAAAAAGCCTTCTGCAAGACACGGGTATGATTACGGCCGTGCGCACGTGCCGTTTCTTGAAGGGTGACATGAAAATAAGCGTTCAGCGCATCGCCGAACGCAAAGGGTTGGTGGTGGAGGGATCACGTCAGTGGGTTCGAAATGTTCTCTCGGGAAACGGCGTCGCCACCATGCTCGGTAAGGCGTCTTTCAACGGTCCCAAGACGCTGAAAGTGGAGGCGACGGACGGAAGCACAAAAGAGATCGGCGCCTCAAAGATCGTACTGGCCACAGGCGCCGTGGAGGACTACGGCGCCGGACTTCAAGTTGACGGACAAAACATCTGTTCCACGGATGACGCCCTGTCCCTCAAATCGATCCCCCGACGTTTGGCCGTAGTGGGTGCAGGAAACAGGGGCGTGGAATTCGCCTCCATATACCGCAACCTGGGCGTCAGTGTCGTGCTCATAGAAAAAGACAAACGGGTGTTGCCTCGTCTGCATCCGGAACTGGCGGACCGTTATAAGAAAGCCTTACTGGACCGCAAGATAGGGGTCCTGACACGGACCACAGTGTTGGAAGCACATGAATCGCCTGACGTTGGAGTAACATTGACTCTGGAAGGGGAGAAGGGCCGTCATGAAGTTCAGGTCGATAAAGTCCTCCTCACCGGGCATAGGCATCCTCGATATGAAGGATTGGGTCTGGCTTCGGCGGGCTTGTCTCCAGTGGACAGGGTGGTGGAACATGACGCGGCTTTGGAGACGGCCGTTGAGGGTATTTATGTGATCGGCGACGCGGCCGGTCCCCCTTATTATGCGCACAAGGCCATTTCGCACGCCTTGGTGGCGGTGGACCATATCCTTGGCAACAAGGATTCTCACGAATCTCTTTTCGTGCCGAACTGCATCTACGGTGATCCGGAGGTCGCTACAGTGGGCCTGACAGAGGAACAAGCCCTGAAGGCAGGTCGGTCCGTGAGGGTCGGGGAGTTTCATTTTGTGGGCAACGGGCGCGCCGGCACCATGGGCGTGGATCAAGGCCTCGTTCTGATGGTCTCAGATTCGAAAACCAGGGAAATTCTGGGCGTTCACATCATGGGACCGCAGGCTACCGAGCTCATCTCACTGGCAACCATGGCGATGCAAAACGGGATTGATTTGGAAGGCATCAAAAAGACCGTCTTTGCCCATCCAACACTGGCGGAGACCTTTTTTGAGGCTGCTTTGGCCACAGACGGAGAAGCCATCCATCTGTTGGTAAACGGTGAAAGGCATGAGCCCGGAGATTAGTACAGACCCGCCCTTTCGTTCTCGGGCACTGAAACGGAGGTTTATATGGAAGGAGCGGACATGGACAAGGCAACACCATTTATCGGGGCGTGGAAACTGGTATCCTTCATCATGCACGGGCGACAGGGGGAGACCGCCCATCTGTTGGGAGAGGACCCCCAAGGCCTGATCGTATACCACGAATGCGGATACATGTCGGCTCAGTTGGCGAATCCGTCGGTCCCAAAATTCGCCGACGACAACCAGTGGCTGGGCGCTCCCGAAGAGATCAAGGCCGCGTTCGAGGGCTTTGTTTCCTACTATGGGACGTACTCCATAAGCGAGGAGAGCAAGACCGTCACTCACCACGTGGAGGTGAGCCTGTTTCCCAACTGGGTGGGTCAGGACCAGGTTCGTTTTTACGATTTTTCCGGGAATCGTTTGACGTTGTCCACCGGTTCCCTGCGGATCGGGGACCAGGAATGGTCGGCCGTGCTGGTGTGGGAGCGCATCGGCTAAGCGAAACGGGCTTCCGATTTCGGTTGGGCGGGTCACGGCATATCGGATCCGACATAGATGGGAGCTCGCAGTAAGCGCATCGCGAGGTATCGGGTTTTCCGGACCGCTCTACAAACGGTCCTGATGGCCGTGAGTCAAGGTTGGAAATGGGGTAAAGTCTATTCTCTCCAGCCTGCACTAACGGTCGGCCCCTTTGTGCATGCCTCCTTTATTCAATCAGACTTGATACTAGAATCCTCAACCTGTAAGCTTACTCAAATATTGATGATAACCCCGCATCGAGGAACGAATGGGCAGAGACCTTACGGAGGCCTACCAGAGACTGATTTTTGATCCCCGCCCGCCCGGTTGTGAGATCATCGTCGGCGACGCCCTTTCCGTTTTGACCGGCTTTCCGTCTAATACTTT is drawn from Deltaproteobacteria bacterium and contains these coding sequences:
- a CDS encoding xanthine dehydrogenase family protein molybdopterin-binding subunit; this encodes MDNLRSDKYPLEEFTHIGKRGVRRLDGYEKAGGKAVYTMDIQQPGMLYLRFLQSPYPHAEIKRMDTSRTEALPGVRAVLRYDDPELPSEADLGGHAPSSLPVLPKVAHFEGEEVGAAVLADSEAIAEEAIRMIKVEWEIRPFVLDPEEALRPDAPLANPESFPDGNYYNQGMLDVEELGDLEKGFAEADRIIEFKSIRRLHTWIGPERPCGVFRWNGEYPEVWVKQQRPQISKRVVSSWFGGIPMNRIQMHCPYQGASFGGWSQAPWNMGGHYCAAVLAKRTGRPVKWVFSRREDFYGGEMDEGVYFFKVGAKKDGTITAVKVRAVLSNLLFPVFGVAKHFIENTRIPNVYGKVIAVQINKGPNVPTRCEQNPNCHSLTLVFDHIADALGLDPIEVALKNDGADGHDTEWLNDRKAERGFEVRDSLRECVEKGKAAIDWDNKWRPPGTRRLENGRMHGLGFTWTHEWEDSAGSSEMAIRIERSDGTARILGMRCDNGVNAETSYCQIAADELGMRMEDVFYRPHSDPGFFTMTPDSSTNMSVNGFAVRNAARLLKQMILEEATSPSGVTQRGGYPAAFPGLKPDELDILDSVICVKADPSQRMSLADFVQPMGAEGPLCHTPEMGKGAQRSNFSAPLFAHGWQVQQGAYANYRPRFCRQAHFMEVEVDTETGEILVTKVVNVNDVGKVINWEACEGQQYGGAYMGVGRGLFEEVVHDPVTGVMLNGNLLDYKFCTMKDVGPIETKLVETKMGYGPYGVVGIGEDIATVVPALLGPAVYNALGVWIDDFPIIPAKVLKALNKI
- a CDS encoding branched-chain amino acid ABC transporter permease, whose amino-acid sequence is MKTAGFAGFLILLFLAPLLVESFYYLHTFIITLIYTIAACSLRTILISGQISIAHAAFMGLGAYVSSVFAKEFGWTPWLSMPLGGISAMVVGVLVGYPLSRVRAIYFSMVSLFVGLAIVALMGVFQKYTGGDIGLIGIPPLPSIPIPGLAVINFLGSKVPYYYFFLLLTIFSLLVLHSLENSRIGMSWKAISQSYLVASSVGINEAGLRVLALAVGCFFAGIAGAGYAHYNMVLTRSSFGFLASVNLLIYVLVGGSGSFAGPIIGTWVLVIVPEIFRWLKAFAPFIFGGIMLLVAFFVPQGIAGLLDVLKTKFVQLRDRKRPVDVS
- a CDS encoding glycerol dehydrogenase, with amino-acid sequence MVRIMIAPNRYVQGPGVTADVATYVSQLGSRFFFIGGPTALSIVTDRITENFRKNSLDCRFELFSGECTRSSAAELSEKARSFGAEAIIGVGGGRAIDTAKAVSHALDSRLVIIPTVASNDAPCSALSVQYTDHHTLDRFLILRRNPDVVLVDSKIIANAPTRYFVAGMGDALATWFEAYTCTKSSAKNLPGGVSTSAALTLAKLCYENLMEYGVSAKLAVDRNTVTPAVEMVIETNIFLSGLGFESSGLAAAHGIHEGLGALEGTRKALHGELVAFGTISQLVMENYPKEEIAKVIGFCNAVGLPVTLRQLGVTDTSAGNLVKAAEVACMEGLTTHNSYFEIDPELILGALIGANALGEAARKDLGG
- a CDS encoding VOC family protein; translation: MDEKRKQMVLPPPAQVGVVVRDLNEAIDYYSRVFGLGPFQKVEFAPARHWVKGEPTPIRLNIGMCEWGSLILELIQPIEGDAPHKWFLDESGEGLQHLGFIVDNYDEWLNYLKENGIGVLMNAETDVEGMGHVRAAYMQSDEVGGVLFELIEITP
- a CDS encoding alpha-ketoacid dehydrogenase subunit beta, coding for MARTISFLQALNEAMAEEMRRDPSVFVLGEDVRIGAFGQTAGLVKEFGEDRVLNTPIAENAITGVAMGAALNGQRPILELMFCDFAMLAMDQICNHIGQWRYVTGNQYSVPITIRTAVGAGFRMAYGHSQCLESQLIQAPGLILVEPSTPYDAKGLMKSAIRSDDPVVFFEHKKLVLGGVQGEVPDGEYTIPFGEAVVRKPGKDVTVVAFGFMVYEALNAAQELAKEGIDIEIIDPRTIVPLDRDTIFESVEKTGRLVTVEEGRIRGGLGAEIAAHACGDYFSLLKAPVQRVAAPMVPIPGSPVLEDLYLPNKDSIMRAVKRTL
- a CDS encoding ABC transporter ATP-binding protein, which codes for MFLETEGLTKNFGGLTAVLDLTMSIREGEIVGLIGPNGAGKTTVFNLITGFLTPSAGRILFRGKDISGKKPHLVAKMGIGRTFQLAYLFPGFTVFENIVTSFNLHPKSGFWEALFKTPSYRRKERYILEQAEEILHLVGLEKVKDVLGRNLPHGYQKLLTMARALAIKPKLLLLDEPIAGMNLEEVNYAMSVIKKIRSQGVTILLVEHNMRVMTLCDRVVVINFGNKIAEGSMEEVRENQEVMKAYFGREDAA
- a CDS encoding thiamine pyrophosphate-dependent dehydrogenase E1 component subunit alpha — encoded protein: MSLGNEKLLGLYRKMLLVRAMEEKHGSLLQEGKIQLMSHFGTGQEAVAVGVTGPLKQDDILFGTHRGVGEYIGKGMSAKDIWLEYLGKRTGTCKGKGTLHLCDRKVNIPGLVSSLGSDFSHAVGAALAAKMKKWDQVTLYFVGEGTCNQGEAGPSMCMASLWKLPVVFAVCTNQFCELSYMCDHYPTDDVAPRAAGYDIPFEIVDGQDIEATYEATEKAIAHARTGNGPYLLEYKTFRMALHFSGDPGGYVKPEDLEKWGKRDPIDLCKAKLLERKALTPDADEKLRQKVQAEVDGAVDAAFAAPDPTVDDLFEDVYAQKGVI